A single Agromyces sp. CF514 DNA region contains:
- a CDS encoding NAD-dependent succinate-semialdehyde dehydrogenase, whose translation MSYAVINPATGETVESYDTISDEALQAAIAKAAETHRTWSKNTTVAERAALIRRVAELHNERAQELGEIIVREMGKPIEQAVGEVEFAAAIYEYYADNAESLLADEQIDLLAGEGSALIRRSSLGPLLGIMPWNFPYYQVARFAGPNLIIGNTILLKHAEQCPASAAAMEQIFLDAGFPEGAYVNVYASHAQIETVIADPRVQGVSLTGSERAGAAIAEIAGRHLKKVVLELGGSDPFILLSTDDLDATVESAVFARVDNNGQACNAAKRFIVVEDLYQPFLDKFTAAMNAVAEGDPAKEGTALGPLSSAKAADGLADQVERAVAQGATLHSGGTRNGNYYSATILTDVKPGSDAFHEEFFGPVAQVFKVADEDAAIELANDTPFGLGSYVFTTDSEQALRVADKIDAGMVFVNVVGADGAELPFGGIKRSGSGRELGRFGADEFVNKKMIRIG comes from the coding sequence ATGAGCTATGCCGTGATCAACCCCGCCACCGGCGAGACGGTCGAGTCCTACGACACGATCTCCGACGAGGCACTGCAGGCCGCCATCGCGAAGGCCGCCGAGACGCACCGCACCTGGTCGAAGAACACGACCGTCGCCGAGCGCGCCGCCCTCATCCGCCGCGTCGCCGAACTGCACAACGAGCGTGCTCAGGAGCTCGGCGAGATCATCGTCCGCGAGATGGGCAAGCCCATCGAGCAGGCCGTCGGCGAGGTCGAGTTCGCCGCCGCGATCTACGAGTACTACGCCGACAACGCCGAGTCGCTGCTCGCCGACGAGCAGATCGACCTGCTCGCGGGCGAGGGTTCGGCACTCATCCGCCGTTCGTCGCTCGGCCCGCTGCTCGGCATCATGCCGTGGAACTTCCCCTACTACCAGGTCGCGCGCTTCGCCGGCCCGAACCTCATCATCGGCAACACGATCCTGCTGAAGCACGCCGAGCAGTGCCCCGCGTCGGCCGCCGCGATGGAGCAGATCTTCCTCGACGCCGGGTTCCCCGAGGGTGCGTACGTCAACGTCTACGCCTCGCACGCCCAGATCGAGACCGTCATCGCCGACCCGCGCGTGCAGGGCGTCTCGCTCACGGGCTCCGAGCGCGCCGGTGCCGCGATCGCCGAGATCGCCGGTCGCCACCTGAAGAAGGTCGTGCTGGAGCTCGGCGGCTCCGACCCCTTCATCCTGCTCTCGACCGACGACCTCGACGCGACCGTCGAGTCGGCGGTCTTCGCCCGCGTCGACAACAACGGCCAGGCCTGCAACGCGGCCAAGCGCTTCATCGTCGTCGAGGACCTCTACCAGCCGTTCCTCGACAAGTTCACGGCCGCGATGAACGCCGTCGCCGAGGGCGACCCCGCCAAGGAGGGCACCGCCCTCGGCCCGCTCTCCTCTGCGAAGGCGGCCGACGGCCTGGCCGACCAGGTCGAGCGCGCCGTCGCGCAGGGTGCCACGCTGCACTCGGGCGGCACCCGCAACGGCAACTACTACTCGGCCACGATCCTCACCGACGTCAAGCCCGGCTCCGACGCGTTCCACGAGGAGTTCTTCGGCCCGGTCGCCCAGGTCTTCAAGGTCGCCGACGAAGACGCCGCGATCGAGCTCGCGAACGACACCCCGTTCGGCCTCGGCTCGTACGTCTTCACGACCGACTCCGAGCAGGCGCTGCGCGTCGCCGACAAGATCGACGCCGGCATGGTCTTCGTGAACGTCGTCGGCGCCGACGGCGCCGAGCTGCCCTTC
- a CDS encoding FadR/GntR family transcriptional regulator, with product MESRVGPGAREAVFAQLADAGRAEQVAQRLTDGIVLGVLDPGERLPSEPELARRFGVALITVREGLGILREAGLVQTRRGREGGSFVSPDDADHRTILTARLRALAQVELSDMAVYFGAILAGIAERAAERASDADAERLGAWLDAADFTTAAGARTNQGGFFLELAVLSQSARLVREQIRLQAEFGPLLLLGLDEADERADAAASDRRIVAAVAAHRPIDARAAAGELVTALSARLLAAKARVERGGGIDDH from the coding sequence ATGGAATCGAGGGTGGGCCCCGGCGCACGCGAAGCCGTGTTCGCCCAGCTCGCCGATGCGGGCCGCGCCGAACAGGTCGCGCAGCGCCTCACCGACGGCATCGTGCTGGGCGTGCTCGACCCCGGCGAGCGCCTGCCCAGCGAACCCGAGCTCGCCCGTCGCTTCGGCGTCGCGCTCATCACCGTGCGCGAGGGTCTCGGCATCCTCCGCGAGGCGGGGCTCGTCCAGACGCGCCGCGGGCGCGAGGGCGGAAGCTTCGTCTCGCCCGACGACGCCGATCACCGCACGATCCTCACGGCTCGCCTGCGCGCGCTCGCACAGGTCGAGCTCAGCGACATGGCCGTCTACTTCGGCGCAATCCTCGCGGGCATCGCCGAGCGGGCCGCCGAGCGCGCCTCCGACGCCGATGCCGAGCGCCTCGGCGCCTGGCTCGACGCCGCCGACTTCACGACCGCGGCCGGCGCGCGCACGAACCAGGGCGGCTTCTTCCTCGAGCTCGCCGTGCTCAGCCAGTCGGCCAGGCTCGTGCGCGAGCAGATCCGCCTCCAGGCGGAGTTCGGCCCGCTCCTGCTGCTCGGCCTCGACGAAGCCGACGAGCGAGCGGATGCCGCGGCCTCCGACCGCCGCATCGTCGCCGCCGTCGCGGCCCACCGTCCGATCGACGCGCGAGCGGCCGCCGGCGAGCTCGTGACCGCGCTGTCCGCGCGGCTGCTCGCCGCGAAGGCCAGGGTCGAACGCGGAGGAGGCATCGATGACCACTGA
- a CDS encoding CaiB/BaiF CoA-transferase family protein yields the protein MVNEQRGTATTGVLAGIRIADFSRVLAGPYATMMLADFGADVVKIEPPTGDDTRHWTPPVDASGQATYFGSVNRNKRSVALDLTDAAGLAEARRLAASADVVIENFRPGVMARFGLAYDDVRALNPAAVYCSITGFGAGRGAALAGYDLLVQAVGGLMSITGEPDGDPAKAGVALVDVLTGQNALAGILLALRERDRTGFGQLVEVDLLGSLLSALTNQAASTLATGAPPRRLGNAHPSIAPYAVFHAADRELVIAVGNDKQFRALAAALGEPALADDTRFAANAARVAHRHELTEIIESVLAEASAAHWIGLLEPAGVPAGLVNDIGEAIAFAEALGLEPVAETRREAAEAAGDAADAAAEEADPEASATTAVSRTVANPIRLSATPATYLTPPPALDEHRGADWHPTPSKGPHA from the coding sequence ATGGTGAACGAGCAGCGGGGCACGGCGACGACCGGCGTGCTCGCCGGCATCCGCATCGCCGACTTCTCGCGTGTGCTGGCCGGGCCCTACGCCACGATGATGCTCGCCGACTTCGGGGCCGACGTCGTGAAGATCGAACCGCCGACCGGCGACGACACCCGGCACTGGACCCCGCCCGTCGACGCGAGCGGGCAGGCCACCTACTTCGGCAGCGTCAACCGCAACAAGCGATCGGTCGCGCTCGACCTGACGGATGCCGCGGGGCTCGCCGAGGCGCGCAGGCTCGCCGCCTCGGCCGACGTCGTGATCGAGAACTTCCGTCCGGGCGTCATGGCCCGGTTCGGACTCGCCTACGACGACGTGCGGGCGCTGAACCCCGCCGCCGTGTACTGCTCGATCACGGGCTTCGGCGCAGGCCGGGGGGCTGCCCTGGCCGGGTACGACCTGCTCGTGCAGGCGGTCGGCGGACTCATGTCGATCACCGGCGAACCCGACGGCGACCCGGCCAAGGCCGGCGTCGCGCTCGTCGACGTGCTCACCGGGCAGAACGCGCTCGCCGGCATCCTGCTCGCGCTGCGCGAGCGCGACCGCACCGGGTTCGGCCAACTCGTCGAGGTCGACCTGCTCGGCAGCCTGCTCTCTGCGCTCACCAACCAGGCCGCCTCGACCCTCGCCACCGGTGCGCCGCCGCGACGGCTCGGCAACGCGCACCCGAGCATCGCGCCCTACGCCGTGTTCCACGCGGCCGACCGCGAGCTCGTGATCGCCGTCGGCAACGACAAGCAGTTCCGCGCCCTCGCCGCGGCGCTCGGCGAGCCCGCGCTCGCCGACGACACGCGCTTCGCCGCCAACGCCGCGCGCGTTGCACATCGCCACGAGCTGACCGAGATCATCGAGAGCGTGCTCGCCGAGGCCTCCGCAGCTCACTGGATCGGGCTGCTCGAGCCCGCAGGCGTGCCCGCCGGGCTCGTGAACGACATCGGCGAGGCCATCGCGTTCGCCGAGGCGCTCGGGCTCGAGCCCGTCGCGGAGACGCGGCGGGAAGCCGCCGAGGCCGCCGGCGATGCCGCCGATGCCGCTGCCGAAGAGGCCGACCCGGAGGCGTCGGCGACCACGGCCGTGAGCCGCACGGTCGCGAACCCGATCCGGCTCTCGGCCACCCCCGCGACCTACCTGACCCCGCCGCCCGCGCTCGACGAGCACCGCGGGGCCGACTGGCATCCGACCCCCTCGAAAGGACCGCACGCATGA